The DNA region AAATTAAAAATTGGCGGTTAATATCAAAAATACAATACTAAAAAGGCTTTATTGATAAAAAAATAAAGCCTTTTTTGCTTCTAAACGGCATTTTATTAATCATTTTGCAATTCATTTAAAAAAATGGAACGATATTAGCGGTGTAAATTCGAAAGAAATCATAACCGATAAAATCAAGATTCACATTTTTTATCCTATCGTTACAATCGTAAAATGAATAAAGTCCATTTTATATTAGTATGCATGTCGCTTTTTTTGTTTCCTGTAAACAAGAAAATACAGACCCTAAGAAACCAAATGGGAAAATCAATACCATATCTGTAATTATTGATGATTTGTTATGGAATGGGGAAATCGGCGACAGCATTCGGAATAAATTTGCTTCCCCAGTTATTGGATTACCTCAAGAAGAACCGCTCTTTACTATCAATCAATTTCCAGTAAAATTAATGGAGGGCTATTTGACGGATAGTCGCAACATTATTGTGATTAAAAAAGACACGAATGAAAATTTTAACATCCTAAAAGACAAATACGCTACGCCACAAAACATCTTTCAAATTTCGGGTAAAACCGCTGATGACATTTTGTGCCTAATCCAACAACATGCTCCTGAAATCATAAAAAAAATTCATCAAACCGAAATTGAAGAATTACAACGTCAGCACAGGAAATCACTTTTAGATTCTAAATATTTTGAAGTTAAATTTAAAATCAAACTAGAAATGCCTACCAGTTATCAATTGATGGTACAAAAAAAGGATTTGTTTGGTTTAAAAAAGAAATCATCAGTGGTAACACCAGTATTTTAATCTATGAAGTTCCTTTAAATACTATCGAAAATAAATTAAATAAAATCGCTCACATCATCAAAATGAGAGATTCGATAGGTAAATTATACATTCATGGTAAGGAAGAAAAAACAGATATGATTACTGAAGAGGCCTACGCTCCCTATTTTTCTAACATAGTACTCGATTACAAAAGAGCTTATGAAACTAAAGGCACATGGGTACTCAAAAACGACTTTATGTCGGGACCTTTTATCAATTACGGAATTGTCGACAAGGCGAATAATAGAATAGTGGTATTAGAGGGATTTTGTTACGCTCCTTCAAAAGAAAAAAGAGATTTGATGTTCGAGACCGAAGCTATTATAAAATCGATTGAAATCATCAAAAAACAAGCTCAAAAGAAACCCAACTAGTTCTTGGTAATTAAAAACTCAACCCTGCGATCATAATCGTCACCTTTTCCTAAAGGAAATTGATTACCCAAACCACGGTAAGTCATTCGTAAGCTATTGATATTTTTAGAAATCAAATATCTAAAAACACTTTTAGCTCTATTTAAAGACAGCTTTCTTTCCTTGGTAGCAAAATCAATAGCATCTTTATACGTGCTTGGAGTACAACACACATGACCGCGGATTTCAAATTCGATATTCTTGTTTTTCAAAAGGATTTCGGCAATTCGGTCAAGCTCTTTTTTAGAAGCTTCGGTAAGTTTACTACTACCCAATTCGAAGTAAATATCTTCTAGAAAAATTCGATCTCCAATTTCATGATGATCATGAAAGGAATTATACATCCCTTTTCCGAAACTATTTTTCTTTACAATTAATAAATCTACTCTTCGGTTTTTTGAGCGAACATCTTCTAAACTTCCTCCTGAAAAATTATCAAGTAACACACGACCCTTACCTTCAATCATTACGATTTTGCTCTTATTAAAACCGTTTGCCGTAAGTATTTCACGAACAGCATTAACCCTATTTTGAGACAATTTTAAATTGTAATTATTATCGCCTCTATCGTCACAATAGCCATAAATTTGAATCGATTCAAGCCTAGAAGTATCGATTTTTTGAATAAAATCAATAATAATTTGTTCTTGAACGGCATCGATTGTGTATTTATCAAATTCAAAATATACGGTACCAATCTTTTTTTCTTGAGAAAAAACATTCCCAAAAACAAGAAAAGAAAGGAGTAGAATTGACGTTTTCATCACATTTTTAAAATGTTTCTGTAAGTAGCAACATCGTTCAAAATCTTAACCGATTTTTTAATCTCTGAATTGCTTCTCATATAATACGCGTAAAAACCTTCTTGATATTGATATCGTTTAATAATTTCTTCTAAAAGTAAATTCTTAATTTCTTCCTGATTAGTATCAATTTGAGCCTCCGACGATTTTTGAACTGCCGTCAATAACTGATTGTATTCGGAAATAATAGCGGCATCAATTGCCTCTTTTTTTGCCAGTGCCAATGTGTTTTTCAAAGACTCTTCGGTTTCAGTATCTAAATTAATCTTTTGACTTTTCAAAAACTGTTTAAAATCCTGAAAGTCAGCATTAGTGAAATTTGGTATTTCATTACCCAAATTGGGATGCTTATAAAAATACGTAGTGGCATAATTAAAAATACCGTCGTTCTTAATCAAAGCATTAGCGATCACACTGGTTTTTGATTCTGGCATTTGGACATCTGGCAAAATTCCTCCTCCATCATAAACTGTTCTTCCTTTGCGTGTTTTAAACGAATTATAACTGGTTTCTTTTGTTCGTATAGCCAAACCATTTTTGTCTTTATGCGCATAATCCAAAGCCTGAATACATCTTCCAGAAGGCGTAAAATACCTCGAAATGGTCACTTTTAACTGGGTGTTATAGGTTAAATCAATTGGTTTTTGAACCAAACCTTTCCCAAAACTTCTGCTACCTACAATAACGGCACGATCTAAATCCTGTAGTGCACCGGAAACAATTTCCGAAGCCGAAGCACTCTTATCATTGACAATAATTACCAATGGAATATCCAAGTCAATAGGATCAAATGCGGTTTTATAAGTGTTATTGTGTTTTTCGTTGATGGATTTGGTGGTGACAATTACTTCGTTTTTGGGAACAAATAAATTACAAATATTAACCGCTTCATTCAAAAGTCCCCCAGGATTGTTTCGCAAATCCAAAACAATTTGCTGAGCGCCTTGTTTTTTTAGTTCTAACAAAGCTTCTTTAGTTTCATTAGATGCTTTTCGGTTAAAACGACTTAAAACGATATAACCTGTTTTGTCATCAATTTTTGCAAAATAGGGAACCGACTTAATTTCTACCTCATCCAAAGTTATTTGAGTGGAATACAACTTCCCTTGACGCAGGTATTTAATATCAATTTTTGTATTCTTAGCCCCTTTTAATAACTGAGAAGCATCTTCTTTTAAATCGGCCATTTGTATGTCGCCAATTTGTACTATCTCATCTCCAGCCTTAAAACCAGCTTTATCGGCTGGAAAATTTTTATATACTTCACGTAAAATTAATTTCCCTGATTTTTGAGTTATTAAAGCGCCAATTCCCGTATACTCTCCGGTATTATTGATCTTAAATTTTAATACATCTTGTTCATTAAAATAAACCGTATACGGATCTAAACTGGCTAGCATCCCTTTGATAGCGGTATCCATCAATTCGCCTGCATTGGTTTCATCTACATAATTGGTATTCAATTCCTTGAATAGTGTCGTGAAAATTTCGATTTGCTTAGCAATTTCAAAAAAATCATCTTTAAAACTAGAACCAATGAAAATAAAAGCCGAAGCGACTACAGGAATGATGTATTTTTTTGGAAAGAAAATTTCATAATATTATTAATTGTGAATTACTAAAATAACAATTTATCAGTAATAAAAAGGAAATAGAATAACTATCTAAGTAATTAATAGTAAACCAATTTAGGGGTTTTCTTTTTTTAAAACCTGAGCCACAAACTTTTCAAACAACTGAATGGTTTTGGTATTAATCTCATCGTAAGACAAACGCTCTTTGGTTTGATAAAAAAACATAAAGCAATACGGTTTATCTAAATTATCTAGTAGAATATGCTTATTTAAACGATAGGTTTCGCGAAGAATGCGTTTGAAACGATTTCGATCCACTGCTTTTTTAAAATACTTTTTAGAAACCGAAATACCCATTTTGATTTTCTCATTTTCATTCAACGTCCCCGAATGATACACCAAACGCAAGGGATATTTTGAAACTGATTTTCCTTCAGAGAACAACAATCCAATGCTAATTTTGCTTTTAAGTTTTTCGTTCTTTGGATAGTTAAAGTTCATTTAGTGTCTAATAAATATTATAATTCAGACAACAAAGGTACAATTTAACGCTAAACCTACTTATTATTTAGGTTTTAAATACCGCTAAAAAATTATTTCATACTTTTGCAGCTAATTTTTTTAAAATGCAAAAACTTATTTCCTATCCTATATCGGTTATTTATTATTTGTGTTTTGGACTTACATTAGTCATTTTCCACCCTATTCAATGGTTTTGCCTCAATGTTTTTGGGTATCAGGCGCACAAAAAAAGTGTTGATTATTTAAACTTTTTTTTGCTAAAATGTACTAACTTAGTAGGAACAACCTATTCATTCAAAAACAGAGAACTTATTCCTGAGGGAGTACCTTTGGTATTTGTAGCCAATCATCAAAGTATGTACGATATAATTGCTATGATATGGTATTTGCGTAAATTTCATTGTAAATTTGTAAGTAAGAAAGAGTTAGGCAAAGGAATCCCAAGTGTTTCTTATAACTTAAGACATGGAGGAGCTGCTTTGATAGACAGAAAAGACCCTAAACAAGCGATTCCCGAAATAAAAAAATTAGGAGATTATATTGAAAAGAATACACGATCAGCAGTAATTTTTCCAGAAGGCACCCGAAGCAAAACCGGAAAACCCAAAGAATTTGCCCAAACTGGCTTGAAAATATTGTGTAAAAGCGCACCATCCGCCTATATTGTTCCTGTAAGCATTAATAATTCATGGAAAATGGTAAAATTTGGTTTTTTTCCTGTTGGTTTAGGAAATCATCTTACCTTTGTAATTCATAATCCACTTAAAGTGAGCGATTATAATTTTCCTGAATTAATGGAGAAGACGGAAAGTGCAGTAGTAAAAGGAATACAATTTTAATACATATAAAATGTCAATAAAAAACATTCGATTAGAAGTTATGCAGTTTTTGGAAAAAAACGTGACTGGCTACATGGATCAATACTTGATTCCAGTGGAACAAATCTGGCAGCCATCGGATTTTTTACCCAATTCTGAAGGAGATAATTTCTTAGAAGAAGTAAAAGAATTACGCGAAATCTCAAAAGATTTACCTTATGATTTTTGGGTAGCTATGGTAGGTGACATGATTACCGAAGAGGCACTTCCTACCTATGAAAACTGGTTAATGGAAGTAGAAGGAGTTGATAATGAAGGAAGAAACGGTTGGTCAGCTTGGGTACGTCAATGGACCGGTGAAGAAAATCGCCATGGTGATTTGTTAAATAAATACTTGTACTTATCAGGTCGTGTAAACATGCGCGAAATTGAAATGACAACCCAACACCTTATCAATGACGGTTTCGACATTGGTACTGGTAGAGACCCATATAAAAACTTCGTTTACACTAGTTTCCAAGAATTAGCTACTTACATTTCTCATAACCGAGTTTCGCAATTAGCCAAAAAATATGGTGATAAGAAATTATCTAAAATGTGTAAAATGATTGCTGGAGACGAAATGCGTCATCACCACGCTTATAGCCATTTTGTGAGCGAAATTTTCAAAGTAGATCCAAGCGAAATGATGCTTGCTTTTCAATACATGATGAAAGCTAAAATCGTGATGCCAGCACATTTCCTGAGAGAATCAGGAGCTAAAATAAGTTCGGCATTTGAATTATTTTCTGATTCAGCACAGCGTATTGGAGTTTATACAGCCCAAGATTATGTTGAAATTATGCAGAAATTGATTGACAAATGGGAAATTGAAAAAATATCTGGATTAACTGATGAAGCCGAAAAAGCTCGTGATTACTTAATGAAATTACCAGCAAGAATGGCTAAAATCTCTGAAAGATTAGTTATCCCTAAAGAATCGCACATTTTCAAATGGGTTGAACCTGCAAGATTATAGATTTCAGATTGAAGATTAACGATTTTTGATTTCAGATTTGGTTTGAAATAGAAAAATGATTTTTGATTTTTTCAATTGAAATTACCATTGAAATTGATTTTTGCTATTAATATATACTGCTGATTTTTGAGGTTTAGACTTTAAAAATCAGCTTTTTTTATTCCAAAGCTACACATGAACACAAATTTAATAAATAACACCATCCTTTTTGTAAAAGAAAAATTAGAAAATGCCGAAGGCGGACACGACTGGTTTCATATCGAAAGAGTATATAGAAACGCTTTATTAATTGCTCAAGAGGAAAAATGCGATTTGCAAATCGTGCAATTAGGCGCATTACTTCATGATATAGCCGATAGTAAATTTCACAATGGCGACGAGTCTATTGGCCCAAAAATAGCCCGTGAGTTTTTAGAATCGCAACAACTTGATTCTGAAAAAATCAGTAATGTTATTGCTATCATTGAAAACATTTCATTTAAAGGCGGAAATTTTGAAAAGAAATTCAGTTCGATAGAATTAGATATCGTTCAAGACGCTGATCGATTAGACGCCATAGGAGCCATAGGAATAGCTCGCGCATTCAATTATGGTGGTTTTAAAAATAGAGCATTATACAACCCTAAAATTGCTCCTAAATTAGACATGAGTACTGAGGAATACAAAAAGAGCCAGGCACCTACCCTCAATCACTTTTACGAAAAACTATTATTGCTTAATGACAAAATGAATACTACTACAGCTAAAAAGATTGCTGAAGAAAGACATCGTTTTATGGAAAGCTTTTTGGCTCAGTTTTATGCCGAATGGGATGGGGTAAAATAAATCTTGGAAAAAATTAATTGCTTTATAATTAATTTCAATTGCATATATTCATGCATTTTAACAGTTTACTTGTTGTTTTTACCGCAATTAACAAATATTTATGAGCGCCTACTTTCAAAAATTGTATTTGAAAAATTAGCTTTGCATCAGAAATGAGAATGAGAATCAAACATATTCTAACTTTGTGTCTGCTGTTACTTATTAGTAACAATAGCTTGTTTGCTCATACTCCAGTCAAATCGTTCATTTTTGTTCAAACATCAATTCAAGATGAGTCGGTTTTTACCAAAAAAATCCAGCTTTCGGACTTAACAGATATTACTACTCCAACAAAAGAAACCGAGGCAAAAAAAGAAATAATTACGGATTATGAAGAAGAAGATTCTGAAATCCTAAACGGTAAAAAACAACTTGAAAAAACGATTTCCTATATCGCATTTTCAAGCTCATTACCACCCTCTTTTTTAACGAATTACAACTATAACTCTTTAGCAAAATCCTTTTGCAAAGCGTTTTTTTATTTACCATCATTTACCTCACTTTACATTATCTTCGAGGTATTTCGTATTTGATTTTTTCTTCTTACTAAGCACATCTATTGTTGCTTATTACTACTTTATTTCTTGCCGCAATTAATAAAAGCAAGAAAATAGAGCTCAATTTGCTGTTGTTTATCATTTTCACAACAAAATACAATCCTAATATTTTATCGTTAAAAAAAACTATCATGAAAAAGAATGCAATTTTCATTGGTCTACTGGCTGCTATATGCACTATTGGATGTAATTCACACAAAGAAGAAAAAAAGGAAGAGAGGACATTTCAAGTAACAAATCCTGTGGCGATGGATACCTCAATAATTAAAGAATACGTTTGCCAAATTCACTCTATTCGTCATATCGAATTGAGAGCAATGGAAAAAGGATACCTTCAAAAAATAAGCGTTGACGAAGGTCAGAAAGTTAGAAAAGGGCAATTGATGTTCCAAATCATGCCTAACATTTACCAAGCCGATTTACAAAAAGCAAAAGCAGAAGGAAATGTTGCTGCAATTGAATACAAAAACACGAAACTTTTAGCCGATAGTAAAGTAGTTTCTCCAAACGAATTAGCGCTTTCAAGAGCTAAATACGACAAAGCAAAAGCCGAAATTGACCTTGCTAAAACCCATTTAGGATTTACTACTGTTAGAGCACCTTTTGACGGCGTAATGGACCATTTAATGGCTAGAGAAGGAAGTTTGCTAGAAGAAGGTGAATTATTGACTTCACTTTCAGACAACAGTAAAATGTGGGTGTATTTTAATGTTCCTGAAGCCGAATACTTAAACTACATGGAAAGTGCTAACAAGAACAAAAAAGAAAAAGTACAACTTTTAATGGCTAATAATCATGTATTTGATCAAACAGGAGTGGTAGAAACCATTGAAGGAGAATTTAACAATGAAACCGGAAACATTGCCTTTAGAGCCACATTTCCTAACCCAAAAGGGATTTTAAGACACGGTGAAACAGGTTCTATTTTGATGACTGTTCCGTTGAAAAATGCATTACTGATTCCTCAAAAAACAACTTTTGAAGTATTAGACAAACGCTATGTTTTTGTAATTGATAAAAACGGAGTAGTTAGACAAAGAGAAATTACTATTGGAACCACTTTAGAAAACCTTTTTGTTGTTAAAAAAGGATTGCAGGAAAGCGATCACATTTTATTAGACGGTTTACGATTGGTTAAAAACAACGAAAAAATAAAATACAAAGTTGAAAATGCGAAACATGTATTAACACATCTTGATGTTTACGCCGAGTAATCAACCTTAAAAATACAACAAAATGTTTAAAAAGTTTATTCAAAGACCGGTCTTAGCGATTGTAATTTCGGTCATCATTGTATTTATGGGTTTGCTTGCTATCAAACAATTACCCATTTCACAATTCCCTGAAATTGCGCCTACCACTGTAAACATCTTTATCGCCTATCCAGGTTCGAGTTCAGATGTATTAGTAAAATCAACCTTAATCCCATTGGAAACAGCCATTAATGGTGTGCCAGGAATGCGTTATATTGCCTCGGATGCTACCAGTGCTGGTGAAGGAACCATTCGTGTAATTTTTGAACCCGGAACCGACCCCAACGTCGCCGTTATTAGGGTAAAAACTAGGGTCGACCAAGTAATGCCCTTACTACCCGACTTAGTACAACGTGAAGGGGTTATCATTACTCCAGTCCAACCAAGTATGTTGATGTATGTGGATTTATACAGCAAAAAAGGACATGAAGCAGATGAAAAATTCCTTTACAACTATGCCTATACCAACATGCTTCGTGAAATACAACGTATCGACGGTATTGCCAGTGCACAAATCTTAGGTAGCCGTAAATATGCGATGCGTATTTGGTTAAAACCAGACCGTATGCGTGCTTACAATATTTCGGCAGAAGAAGTAATGGAAGCCATGCAGGAACAAAGTATCCTTGCCAGACCAGGACGTTTAGGGCAAAGTTCTGGGATAAAATCGCAATCCCTTGAATATGTTTTAACCTATAAAGACAGATATTCGACTCCACAAGAATACAAAGATATAATTATCAGAGCCAATTCGAATGGGGAAGAAATAAAACTAGGTGATATTGCAAATGTAGAATTAGGAAGTGAATTTTATGACATCTACGACAATTTAGACGGAAAACCATCTGCATCCATCGTATTAAAACAAACACTTGGAACAAACGGTAGCGATGTAATTAAAGCCGTTAAACTTAAATTAAAAGAATTAGAAAAGGATCTTCCTCCGGGAGTAGGCTACAAAATCAGTTATGACGTATCCAGTTTCTTAAATGCTTCTATCGAACAAGTTATAGATACGCTTAGAGATGCCTTCATTCTCGTATCCATAGTCGTATTCCTGTTCTTAGGCGATTGGCGATCGACACTAATTCCAGTTATTGCCGTTCCCGTTTCGTTGATTGGAGCATTCTTTGTTATGCAAATGTTTGGCTTATCCATCAACTTGATTACGCTCTTTGCCTTAGTATTAGCCATTGGTATTGTAGTCGATGATGCTATTGTTGTGGTGGAAGCCGTTCACGTAAAAAAGGAAGAAGAACATCTCAGTCCATTTAAGGCATCTAAAGCCGTTTTAGGTGAAATTGGTGGTGCTATTATTGCGATTACATTGGTAATGGTTTCAGTATTCATTCCTATTTCGTTCATGTCTGGACCAGTTGGGGTATTCTATCGTCAATTCTCTATTACAATGGCAGGATCTATCATCATTTCTGCAGTTGTAGCCTTGACACTTACACCGGTTCTTTGTGCCATGTTATTAAAAAACAACCATGGTCAACCAAGAAAAAAATCACCAATTGATCGATTTATTGATTGGTTTAACAAAGGCTTTGAAAAACTTACTGGACACTATATTGGCATATTAAAACACATTGTAAACCGTAGAGTTATCACTTTTGGAATCTTAATCGGATTTAGTGTGGCAACCTATTATACAAACCAAACTCTTCCTGCTGGATTTATCCCAAGTGAGGATCAAGGAATGATTTATGCCATCATTCAAACACCTCCAGGAACTACCTTAGAACGTACCAATGATGTTGCTAAAAAACTACAGAAAATCTGTGAAGAAATCGACGGAGTTTCTTCTGTATCTTCTTTAGCAGGTTATGAAATCATGACCGAAGGTCGTGGATCGAATGCCGGAACCTGTTTGATTAACTTAAAACCTTGGGAAGAAAGAAGCCATTCTGTACATGAAATCATGGAAGAATTGGAAGAAAAATCAAAAAATCTAGGTGCGGTTATTGAATATTTTGAACCACCTGCAGTACCAGGATTTGGTTCTTCTGGAGGTTTCTCTTTACGTTTATTGGATAAAACCAATGGAACCGATTATCAGGAATTCCAAAAGGTAAATAATGATTTCCTTGCCGAATTAGAAAAACGCAAAGAATTAACAGGAATCTTTACTTTTTATTCTGCTAATTATCCGCAATTGAAATTAGACATTGATAACAAAGCGGCAATGCAAAAAGGAGTTACTATCAAAAAAGCGATGGACAATCTGAACATCCTTATTGGTAGTACGTACGAACAAGGTTTTATAAAATTTGGTCAATTTTTCAAAGTATACACACAAGCAGGACCTGAATACCGAAGAATCCCTTCGGATTTAGAAAATTTATTTGTGAAAAATGAAGCTGGCGAAATGGTACCTTACTCTTCTTTTATGAAAGTAAAAAAAGAACTAGGGCCTAATGAGATTACCCGATACAACCTCTACAACTCGGCTGCCATTAGAGGATTACCAGCTAAAGGATACACCAGTGCCGATGCGATTAATGCCATCAAAGAGGTCGCTCAATTAAAGTTACCAAGAGGCTACGACATTGCCTGGGAAGGTTTGTCGTATGATGAAGCTAACAGAGGGAATGACGCCATGTATGTATTTGGAATCGTATTAATCTTCGTTTATCTGGTTTTAGCGGCACAATATGAAAGTTTCTTATTGCCATTAGCCGTATTGCTATCGTTACCAGTAGGTTTCTTTGGTTCATTTGCTTTACTACAACTCATGGGATTATCTAATGACGTTTATGCTCAAATTGGGGTTATCATGCTTATTGGATTACTGGGTAAAAATGCCGTATTGATTGTAGAAGTCGCCGTCCAGAAACGGGCTCAGGGTATGAGTATAGTTGATTCGGCAATAGAAGGAGCTAAACTTCGTTTCCGTCCTATTTTGATGACTTCCTTTGCCTTTATCGCTGGGTTAATTCCGTTAGTTCTTGCTACTGGAGCCGGAGCTATTGGTAACCGAACTATTGGAGGATCGGCCATGGGAGGAATGATTATAGGAACCCTATTTGGAGTCTTTGTAATTCCTGGATTGTATTACATTTTTGCTAAAATGAGTGATGGCCGTAATATGATTCAAGACGAACATAACGAACCTGTATCAGAGGAATTCATGAGAGTTAGCGAAGGCGATAGTAAGCTGAAATTGAAGCTAAAAGAAATGAACAAACTATTGAAAAATTTAATGAAAAAAGAGGAAGAAAATGAATAAGTCAATTTTCAAACTAATAAATATAAGGTCAGTAGTAACACTGACCTTATCAAGCCTGATTTTTCAAAGTTGTGTACCAACAAAAACCGTACGCGAAGAAAAAAAGGATTTACCCGAACAATTTCAAAATGTCGCCTCTAAAGACACAACTAATTCGGCACAAATTAAATGGAAAACATTCTTTAATGATGAACATTTAAATGCACTCATTGAAACGGCTTTAGTAAACAATCAGGAGTTAAATATCTTTTTGCAACAAATAGATATGGCAAAGAATGAAATCCAGGCCAGAAAAGGAGAATACTTGCCATTTGTAGGTCTTCAAGCTGCTGCCGAAGTAGAAAAAGTAGG from Flavobacterium nitratireducens includes:
- a CDS encoding OmpA family protein encodes the protein MKTSILLLSFLVFGNVFSQEKKIGTVYFEFDKYTIDAVQEQIIIDFIQKIDTSRLESIQIYGYCDDRGDNNYNLKLSQNRVNAVREILTANGFNKSKIVMIEGKGRVLLDNFSGGSLEDVRSKNRRVDLLIVKKNSFGKGMYNSFHDHHEIGDRIFLEDIYFELGSSKLTEASKKELDRIAEILLKNKNIEFEIRGHVCCTPSTYKDAIDFATKERKLSLNRAKSVFRYLISKNINSLRMTYRGLGNQFPLGKGDDYDRRVEFLITKN
- a CDS encoding S41 family peptidase, which gives rise to MFFPKKYIIPVVASAFIFIGSSFKDDFFEIAKQIEIFTTLFKELNTNYVDETNAGELMDTAIKGMLASLDPYTVYFNEQDVLKFKINNTGEYTGIGALITQKSGKLILREVYKNFPADKAGFKAGDEIVQIGDIQMADLKEDASQLLKGAKNTKIDIKYLRQGKLYSTQITLDEVEIKSVPYFAKIDDKTGYIVLSRFNRKASNETKEALLELKKQGAQQIVLDLRNNPGGLLNEAVNICNLFVPKNEVIVTTKSINEKHNNTYKTAFDPIDLDIPLVIIVNDKSASASEIVSGALQDLDRAVIVGSRSFGKGLVQKPIDLTYNTQLKVTISRYFTPSGRCIQALDYAHKDKNGLAIRTKETSYNSFKTRKGRTVYDGGGILPDVQMPESKTSVIANALIKNDGIFNYATTYFYKHPNLGNEIPNFTNADFQDFKQFLKSQKINLDTETEESLKNTLALAKKEAIDAAIISEYNQLLTAVQKSSEAQIDTNQEEIKNLLLEEIIKRYQYQEGFYAYYMRSNSEIKKSVKILNDVATYRNILKM
- the rnpA gene encoding ribonuclease P protein component, producing MNFNYPKNEKLKSKISIGLLFSEGKSVSKYPLRLVYHSGTLNENEKIKMGISVSKKYFKKAVDRNRFKRILRETYRLNKHILLDNLDKPYCFMFFYQTKERLSYDEINTKTIQLFEKFVAQVLKKENP
- a CDS encoding lysophospholipid acyltransferase family protein; protein product: MQKLISYPISVIYYLCFGLTLVIFHPIQWFCLNVFGYQAHKKSVDYLNFFLLKCTNLVGTTYSFKNRELIPEGVPLVFVANHQSMYDIIAMIWYLRKFHCKFVSKKELGKGIPSVSYNLRHGGAALIDRKDPKQAIPEIKKLGDYIEKNTRSAVIFPEGTRSKTGKPKEFAQTGLKILCKSAPSAYIVPVSINNSWKMVKFGFFPVGLGNHLTFVIHNPLKVSDYNFPELMEKTESAVVKGIQF
- a CDS encoding acyl-ACP desaturase; the protein is MSIKNIRLEVMQFLEKNVTGYMDQYLIPVEQIWQPSDFLPNSEGDNFLEEVKELREISKDLPYDFWVAMVGDMITEEALPTYENWLMEVEGVDNEGRNGWSAWVRQWTGEENRHGDLLNKYLYLSGRVNMREIEMTTQHLINDGFDIGTGRDPYKNFVYTSFQELATYISHNRVSQLAKKYGDKKLSKMCKMIAGDEMRHHHAYSHFVSEIFKVDPSEMMLAFQYMMKAKIVMPAHFLRESGAKISSAFELFSDSAQRIGVYTAQDYVEIMQKLIDKWEIEKISGLTDEAEKARDYLMKLPARMAKISERLVIPKESHIFKWVEPARL
- a CDS encoding HD domain-containing protein; translated protein: MNTNLINNTILFVKEKLENAEGGHDWFHIERVYRNALLIAQEEKCDLQIVQLGALLHDIADSKFHNGDESIGPKIAREFLESQQLDSEKISNVIAIIENISFKGGNFEKKFSSIELDIVQDADRLDAIGAIGIARAFNYGGFKNRALYNPKIAPKLDMSTEEYKKSQAPTLNHFYEKLLLLNDKMNTTTAKKIAEERHRFMESFLAQFYAEWDGVK
- a CDS encoding efflux RND transporter periplasmic adaptor subunit is translated as MKKNAIFIGLLAAICTIGCNSHKEEKKEERTFQVTNPVAMDTSIIKEYVCQIHSIRHIELRAMEKGYLQKISVDEGQKVRKGQLMFQIMPNIYQADLQKAKAEGNVAAIEYKNTKLLADSKVVSPNELALSRAKYDKAKAEIDLAKTHLGFTTVRAPFDGVMDHLMAREGSLLEEGELLTSLSDNSKMWVYFNVPEAEYLNYMESANKNKKEKVQLLMANNHVFDQTGVVETIEGEFNNETGNIAFRATFPNPKGILRHGETGSILMTVPLKNALLIPQKTTFEVLDKRYVFVIDKNGVVRQREITIGTTLENLFVVKKGLQESDHILLDGLRLVKNNEKIKYKVENAKHVLTHLDVYAE
- a CDS encoding efflux RND transporter permease subunit, with amino-acid sequence MFKKFIQRPVLAIVISVIIVFMGLLAIKQLPISQFPEIAPTTVNIFIAYPGSSSDVLVKSTLIPLETAINGVPGMRYIASDATSAGEGTIRVIFEPGTDPNVAVIRVKTRVDQVMPLLPDLVQREGVIITPVQPSMLMYVDLYSKKGHEADEKFLYNYAYTNMLREIQRIDGIASAQILGSRKYAMRIWLKPDRMRAYNISAEEVMEAMQEQSILARPGRLGQSSGIKSQSLEYVLTYKDRYSTPQEYKDIIIRANSNGEEIKLGDIANVELGSEFYDIYDNLDGKPSASIVLKQTLGTNGSDVIKAVKLKLKELEKDLPPGVGYKISYDVSSFLNASIEQVIDTLRDAFILVSIVVFLFLGDWRSTLIPVIAVPVSLIGAFFVMQMFGLSINLITLFALVLAIGIVVDDAIVVVEAVHVKKEEEHLSPFKASKAVLGEIGGAIIAITLVMVSVFIPISFMSGPVGVFYRQFSITMAGSIIISAVVALTLTPVLCAMLLKNNHGQPRKKSPIDRFIDWFNKGFEKLTGHYIGILKHIVNRRVITFGILIGFSVATYYTNQTLPAGFIPSEDQGMIYAIIQTPPGTTLERTNDVAKKLQKICEEIDGVSSVSSLAGYEIMTEGRGSNAGTCLINLKPWEERSHSVHEIMEELEEKSKNLGAVIEYFEPPAVPGFGSSGGFSLRLLDKTNGTDYQEFQKVNNDFLAELEKRKELTGIFTFYSANYPQLKLDIDNKAAMQKGVTIKKAMDNLNILIGSTYEQGFIKFGQFFKVYTQAGPEYRRIPSDLENLFVKNEAGEMVPYSSFMKVKKELGPNEITRYNLYNSAAIRGLPAKGYTSADAINAIKEVAQLKLPRGYDIAWEGLSYDEANRGNDAMYVFGIVLIFVYLVLAAQYESFLLPLAVLLSLPVGFFGSFALLQLMGLSNDVYAQIGVIMLIGLLGKNAVLIVEVAVQKRAQGMSIVDSAIEGAKLRFRPILMTSFAFIAGLIPLVLATGAGAIGNRTIGGSAMGGMIIGTLFGVFVIPGLYYIFAKMSDGRNMIQDEHNEPVSEEFMRVSEGDSKLKLKLKEMNKLLKNLMKKEEENE